A window from Variovorax sp. PBL-E5 encodes these proteins:
- a CDS encoding Hsp70 family protein, giving the protein MNRSAPAIGIDFGTSNSAVASVQGDSLARLLPLEGSATTMPTAVFFNAEERSTHFGREAIALYLAGTEGRLMRSLKSLLGTPLMQDQTEIGNEKVSFEDIIALFLHELAKRAQAQFGAPPAQVVIGRPVRFVDDDDERDRQAEAALRRAARHAGLGEVRFQYEPIAAAFDYERRIDREALVLIVDIGGGTSDFTVVRLGPKRVALADRSGDLLATAGVHIGGTDFDQRLSLECVMPHLGFRHIGPRGREVPSKSFFDLSSWHLINWLYAPRAIRQVQELRINYADTRLHDRLVDVLVHRHGHRIANEVEQAKIRSGTRDEGDGVAIDLSCAQAGLASALTARDMRRHLATPIDNVVSCARDCVQRANLGTGRLDAIYLTGGSSALRPFQQALRDAFPGTELIEGDLFGGVAAGLAYAAAGARAPQAA; this is encoded by the coding sequence TTGAACCGCTCTGCGCCCGCGATCGGCATCGATTTCGGCACCTCCAACTCCGCGGTCGCGTCGGTGCAGGGCGATTCGCTCGCCCGCCTCTTGCCGCTCGAAGGATCGGCCACGACGATGCCGACCGCGGTCTTCTTCAACGCCGAGGAGCGCAGCACGCATTTCGGCCGTGAGGCGATCGCGCTGTACCTGGCGGGCACCGAAGGCCGGCTGATGCGCTCGCTCAAGAGCCTGCTCGGCACGCCGCTGATGCAGGACCAGACCGAGATCGGCAACGAGAAGGTGAGCTTCGAGGACATCATCGCCCTCTTCCTGCATGAGCTCGCGAAGCGCGCGCAGGCGCAGTTCGGCGCGCCGCCGGCGCAGGTCGTCATCGGCCGCCCGGTCCGCTTCGTGGACGACGACGACGAGCGAGACCGGCAGGCCGAAGCCGCGCTGCGCCGGGCCGCGCGCCATGCGGGGCTGGGCGAAGTCCGCTTCCAGTACGAACCTATTGCCGCCGCGTTCGACTACGAGCGCCGGATCGATCGCGAGGCGCTGGTCCTGATCGTCGACATCGGCGGCGGCACCTCGGACTTCACGGTGGTGCGCCTGGGGCCGAAGCGCGTCGCACTGGCCGATCGCTCCGGCGACCTGCTGGCCACCGCCGGCGTGCACATCGGCGGCACGGATTTCGACCAGCGGCTCAGCCTCGAATGCGTGATGCCGCATCTCGGCTTCCGGCACATCGGCCCGCGCGGCCGCGAGGTGCCGAGCAAGTCCTTCTTCGATCTGTCGTCCTGGCATCTGATCAACTGGCTGTATGCGCCGCGGGCGATCCGGCAGGTGCAGGAACTGCGGATCAACTATGCCGACACGCGGCTGCATGACCGCCTGGTCGACGTGCTCGTGCATCGCCATGGCCATCGCATCGCCAACGAGGTCGAGCAGGCCAAGATCCGCAGCGGCACGCGCGACGAGGGCGATGGCGTGGCGATCGACCTGTCGTGCGCGCAGGCGGGCCTCGCGTCCGCGCTCACGGCCCGCGACATGCGGCGGCATCTCGCCACGCCGATCGACAACGTGGTGTCGTGCGCGCGCGATTGCGTCCAGCGCGCGAACCTCGGCACCGGCAGGCTCGATGCCATCTACCTGACGGGCGGCTCTTCGGCGCTGCGCCCGTTCCAGCAGGCACTGCGTGACGCATTTCCGGGCACCGAGCTCATCGAAGGAGATCTGTTCGGTGGCGTGGCTGCCGGCCTGGCCTATGCCGCCGCCGGCGCACGCGCGCCGCAAGCGGCATGA
- a CDS encoding YgjP-like metallopeptidase domain-containing protein: MKYLAAYPAALQAQVAQLVVQDQLGEWLQKRYGRTHDIRTDRALYDYVSDLKSRFMRNAEPLSKVVFDGKLHVIRNALGTHTTVSRVQGGKLKAKREIRVASLFKEVPIEWLRMIAVHELAHMKERAHDKAFYQLCTHMEPDYHQLEFDLRLYLTHLDGGGGPLWPAAS; encoded by the coding sequence ATGAAGTACCTGGCTGCCTATCCCGCGGCGCTGCAGGCCCAGGTCGCGCAGCTGGTGGTGCAGGATCAGCTCGGCGAATGGCTGCAAAAACGCTATGGCCGCACGCACGACATCCGCACCGACCGCGCGCTGTACGACTACGTGAGCGATCTGAAGAGCCGTTTCATGCGCAATGCCGAGCCGCTGTCGAAGGTGGTGTTCGACGGCAAGCTGCACGTGATCCGCAATGCGCTCGGCACCCACACGACGGTGTCACGCGTGCAGGGCGGCAAGCTCAAGGCCAAGCGCGAGATCCGCGTCGCGAGCCTGTTCAAGGAAGTGCCGATCGAATGGCTGCGCATGATCGCCGTCCATGAGCTGGCGCACATGAAGGAACGCGCGCACGACAAGGCTTTTTACCAGCTGTGCACGCACATGGAGCCGGACTATCACCAGCTGGAGTTCGACCTGCGGCTCTATCTGACCCATCTCGACGGCGGCGGCGGCCCGCTCTGGCCGGCCGCAAGCTGA
- the nagZ gene encoding beta-N-acetylhexosaminidase, producing MTQAASHAPLIIDVAGLALNDADRRRLADPLVGGVIHFARNWQDRAQLAALNAEIKALRPDLLICVDHEGGRVQRFRTDGFTRLPSMRALGELWMADPMRATQAATACGFVLAAELRACGVDFSFTPVLDLDHGASSVIGDRSFHRDPRVVALLAKSLMHGLLQAGMANCGKHFPGHGFVRADSHVAIPVDRRGLKTILADDARPYDWLAGTLAAVMPAHVIYPKVDARPAGFSSKWLRQILRGRLGFDGAVFSDDLSMEAARRIDGQLLSYTDAALSALDAGCDLALLCNQSVGEGRVLDELLDGFAAARRSRRWRPDADSEARRRALLPRAPALDGDALRRSPVYQRALEMALPGRPA from the coding sequence ATGACCCAGGCTGCATCGCATGCCCCGCTGATCATCGACGTCGCGGGGCTCGCATTGAACGATGCCGACCGGCGGCGGCTGGCCGATCCGCTGGTGGGCGGCGTGATCCATTTCGCCCGCAACTGGCAGGACCGCGCGCAGCTCGCCGCCCTCAACGCGGAGATCAAGGCGCTGCGGCCGGACCTCCTGATCTGCGTCGATCACGAAGGTGGCCGGGTCCAGCGCTTTCGCACGGATGGCTTCACGCGATTGCCGTCCATGCGCGCACTCGGCGAACTCTGGATGGCGGATCCGATGCGCGCCACGCAGGCGGCCACGGCATGCGGCTTCGTGCTCGCTGCCGAACTGCGCGCCTGCGGTGTCGATTTCAGCTTCACGCCGGTGCTCGATCTCGATCACGGCGCGAGCAGCGTGATCGGTGATCGCAGCTTTCATCGCGATCCGCGCGTCGTCGCGCTGCTCGCCAAGAGCCTGATGCACGGCTTGCTGCAGGCTGGGATGGCCAACTGCGGCAAGCACTTCCCCGGCCACGGCTTCGTGCGGGCCGACTCGCACGTCGCGATACCCGTGGACCGGCGCGGGCTGAAGACGATCCTGGCGGACGACGCCCGGCCCTACGACTGGCTGGCCGGCACCCTCGCGGCCGTGATGCCGGCGCATGTGATCTATCCCAAGGTGGATGCGCGGCCGGCCGGCTTCTCGTCGAAGTGGCTGCGGCAGATCCTGCGCGGCCGACTGGGCTTCGACGGCGCAGTCTTCAGCGACGACCTCAGCATGGAGGCCGCGCGCCGCATCGACGGCCAACTGCTGAGCTACACCGATGCCGCACTGTCGGCGCTCGACGCCGGCTGCGATCTCGCCTTGCTGTGCAACCAGAGCGTGGGCGAAGGCAGGGTGCTCGACGAGCTGCTCGACGGCTTTGCCGCGGCACGGCGCAGCCGGCGCTGGCGGCCGGATGCCGACAGCGAGGCGCGCCGGCGGGCCTTGCTGCCGCGTGCGCCGGCGCTCGATGGGGATGCGCTGCGACGTTCTCCCGTCTACCAGCGCGCGCTGGAGATGGCGCTGCCCGGCCGTCCAGCCTGA
- the acpS gene encoding holo-ACP synthase, protein MIYGIGTDICDVRRIAATFARQGERFAERVLSDAELGVWRTRSARWPQRGLRYLATRFSAKEAFSKAIGTGMRTPMAWRLCEIANQRSGKPVIVLHGGLKDWFDAERLTAHVTVTDETDFAVSFVVVERRE, encoded by the coding sequence ATGATCTACGGCATCGGCACCGACATCTGCGACGTCCGGCGCATCGCCGCCACCTTCGCGCGTCAGGGCGAACGCTTCGCCGAGCGCGTCCTCAGCGACGCGGAGCTCGGTGTCTGGCGCACGCGCAGCGCGCGCTGGCCGCAGCGCGGCCTGCGTTACCTCGCCACTCGCTTTTCCGCCAAGGAGGCCTTCAGCAAGGCCATCGGCACCGGCATGCGCACGCCGATGGCCTGGCGGCTGTGCGAGATCGCGAACCAGCGCAGCGGCAAGCCCGTGATCGTGCTGCACGGCGGCCTCAAGGATTGGTTCGACGCAGAGCGCCTGACGGCGCATGTCACCGTGACCGACGAGACCGACTTCGCGGTGAGCTTCGTCGTCGTCGAGCGCCGCGAATGA
- a CDS encoding pyridoxine 5'-phosphate synthase: MSTFLSVNLNKVALVRNTRPLGIPSVLFAAALCLDAGAHGITVHPRPDERHIRPQDVRDLSALLAKDWAGLEFNIEGNPFHNLMEYVRELRPHQATFVPDSETQSTSDHGWSFPEDAARLRPLIAETRALGVRVSLFMDPEPDMMAAAKAVGADRVELYTEGYAASRNTSRADAVLQLYVEAARAAQAAGLEVNAGHDLSRENLTEFLRAVPGVREVSIGHAFVADALELGYAATTREYLRCIGEAK, encoded by the coding sequence ATGAGCACATTCCTTTCGGTCAACCTCAACAAGGTGGCGCTGGTGCGCAACACCCGGCCCCTCGGCATCCCCAGCGTGCTCTTTGCCGCCGCGCTGTGCCTGGATGCCGGCGCGCATGGCATCACGGTGCATCCGCGGCCCGACGAGCGTCATATCCGTCCGCAGGACGTGCGCGACCTGTCGGCCCTCCTGGCGAAGGACTGGGCCGGCCTCGAGTTCAACATCGAAGGCAATCCGTTCCACAACCTGATGGAGTACGTGCGCGAGCTGCGTCCGCACCAGGCGACCTTCGTGCCCGACAGCGAAACGCAATCCACCAGCGACCACGGCTGGAGCTTTCCCGAGGACGCAGCTCGCCTGCGCCCGCTGATCGCCGAAACCCGCGCGCTCGGGGTTCGCGTGAGTCTTTTCATGGACCCGGAGCCGGACATGATGGCGGCCGCCAAGGCCGTCGGTGCCGATCGCGTCGAGCTCTACACCGAGGGTTATGCCGCCTCGCGCAACACCTCCCGGGCGGACGCCGTCCTGCAGCTGTATGTGGAGGCAGCGCGCGCGGCGCAGGCCGCGGGACTCGAGGTCAACGCTGGGCATGACCTCAGCCGCGAGAACCTCACCGAATTCCTGCGCGCCGTCCCGGGCGTGCGCGAGGTGTCGATCGGCCATGCCTTCGTCGCCGACGCGCTGGAGCTCGGCTATGCCGCGACCACGCGCGAGTACCTGCGCTGCATCGGTGAGGCGAAGTAG
- the recO gene encoding DNA repair protein RecO — MAVKRTSHEPAYVLHRYDWSESSLILEVFTRHHGRIALVAKGAKRPSSNFRPVLLPLQPLQLSYGGDAEIRSLKAAEWMGGHVMPTGEALLSGYYLNELLLRLLARDDAHEALFDAYAGVVQVLAGDHAGAQAATQAAALRAFELLLLREVGLLPALDAETLTLAPLEDDVRYALVPEAGLRQAAQDEAALEGSEWRAVERTLGERAPLPAALRQVALMNAGTNSSLRNQLRTLLNYHCGVATLRTRQMMRDLQAL; from the coding sequence ATGGCGGTCAAGCGCACCTCCCATGAGCCGGCTTATGTGCTGCATCGCTACGACTGGAGCGAATCGAGCCTGATTCTCGAGGTCTTCACCCGGCACCATGGGCGCATCGCGCTGGTCGCCAAGGGCGCCAAGCGACCGAGCTCCAACTTCCGGCCGGTGCTGCTCCCGCTGCAGCCGCTGCAGCTGTCCTATGGCGGTGATGCCGAGATCCGGAGCCTCAAGGCGGCCGAGTGGATGGGTGGCCACGTGATGCCGACCGGCGAAGCGCTGCTGTCCGGCTACTACCTCAACGAACTCCTGCTGCGTCTGCTGGCCCGCGACGACGCGCACGAGGCGCTGTTCGACGCCTACGCCGGCGTCGTCCAGGTGCTGGCCGGCGACCATGCGGGCGCTCAGGCCGCGACGCAAGCCGCGGCCCTTCGCGCCTTCGAGCTGCTGCTGCTGCGCGAAGTCGGCTTGCTGCCGGCACTCGATGCTGAGACGCTCACGCTGGCGCCGCTCGAGGACGACGTGCGCTACGCCCTCGTGCCGGAAGCCGGCCTGCGTCAGGCCGCGCAGGACGAGGCAGCGCTCGAAGGTTCGGAATGGCGGGCGGTGGAGCGCACCCTCGGCGAGCGCGCGCCGCTTCCTGCCGCGCTGCGCCAGGTCGCCCTGATGAATGCCGGAACCAACAGTTCGCTGCGCAACCAGCTGCGCACGCTGCTCAACTACCATTGCGGTGTCGCAACGCTGCGCACGCGGCAGATGATGAGAGACCTGCAAGCCCTATGA
- the era gene encoding GTPase Era: MTRPEEPGGSEGTPSSQRCGLVAIVGKPNVGKSTLLNALVGQKISITSRKAQTTRHRITGMRTLGATQFVFVDTPGFQTLHANALNRSLNKTVVGAVSDVDLILFVVEAGSFTPADERVLKLLGTGIPTVLIANKLDNVHRRGDIAPWLQTMQGKHAFAEFVPMSAKNAKDVERLFGICEKYLPEQAWWYAEDELTDRSEQFLASELVREKLFRLTGDELPYTSTVIIDKFEEEPPARKGQKRLLKIAATIVVERDGHKAMVIGDKGERIKRIGTETRQELEKLMDAKVFIELWVKVRSGWADDEARVRSFGYE, from the coding sequence ATGACCCGGCCCGAAGAGCCAGGCGGTTCCGAGGGCACTCCATCCTCGCAGCGCTGCGGTCTCGTGGCCATCGTGGGCAAGCCCAATGTCGGCAAGTCGACACTGCTCAATGCACTGGTCGGCCAGAAGATCAGCATCACCTCGCGCAAGGCGCAGACCACCCGGCACCGTATCACCGGCATGCGCACCCTCGGCGCGACGCAGTTCGTCTTCGTCGACACGCCCGGCTTCCAGACCCTGCATGCCAATGCATTGAACCGGTCGCTCAACAAGACCGTGGTGGGTGCCGTCTCGGATGTCGATCTGATCCTGTTCGTGGTGGAGGCCGGCAGTTTCACGCCGGCCGACGAACGGGTGCTGAAGCTGCTCGGCACCGGCATTCCGACGGTGCTGATCGCCAACAAGCTCGACAACGTCCATCGCCGCGGCGATATCGCGCCCTGGCTGCAGACCATGCAGGGCAAGCACGCCTTCGCCGAGTTCGTGCCGATGTCGGCCAAGAATGCCAAGGATGTCGAGCGCCTCTTCGGCATCTGCGAGAAATACCTGCCCGAGCAGGCCTGGTGGTATGCCGAGGACGAGCTGACCGACCGCAGCGAACAATTCCTGGCCAGCGAGCTGGTGCGCGAGAAGCTGTTCCGGCTCACCGGCGACGAACTGCCCTACACCTCGACGGTCATCATCGACAAGTTCGAGGAAGAGCCCCCCGCGCGCAAGGGCCAGAAGCGCCTGCTCAAGATCGCCGCCACCATCGTGGTCGAGCGGGACGGCCACAAGGCGATGGTGATCGGCGACAAGGGAGAGCGCATCAAGCGCATCGGCACCGAGACGCGGCAGGAACTCGAGAAGCTGATGGATGCCAAGGTCTTCATCGAGCTCTGGGTCAAGGTGCGCTCGGGCTGGGCGGACGATGAGGCGCGCGTGCGATCTTTCGGGTATGAATGA